In Phragmites australis chromosome 17, lpPhrAust1.1, whole genome shotgun sequence, the following are encoded in one genomic region:
- the LOC133897319 gene encoding AUGMIN subunit 8-like isoform X1 produces the protein MRSTLLWFFWKLLFFMDVLKSDVKKAALVDETLRQPLVPSEKHNAFSRRDSASRHKTGLAAATKTRRCTSPSLGRMSATEGTPRPKRAQSADRGRRSSTPSTPSSRVSTPSTATSRSVTPVRDIVTELRKSSKCISSTRDPDGLWPAMRNLSSSFQSESIAAPTDKKDKTLDRTKGKVSVLTERKRSPFRRKNIGEQCENTQPYEEHPKRVIEQHRWPAMIGRQVPTNLMSRNIDLSDKATRSVPLSNTSRGLSPRKIPASEGTVKRLDQSLDEVARRLAIQASRRDGEVDSGNNIHSQTTERSKSVSRPSRTVTFPVPVVHRPPSPRKVLPAASSPSRTFQSPSRTRPSTPCRSQSTGTIQSGVTSPVTNYMVDVKKGKKNASQIENIHQLRLLYNRYLQWLFINARAADILSFQNITVESTIYNVWRNILNLRDAANVRRIMVQHLQKELRLYGILKEQIVYLEQWPALERDNSIALFGATEALKASTLRLQVTSGAKADVIALRNAVSSAVDVMQGLGSSVCCMLSKVVDRTSLVSELSVIAGQEKVMLDECRELLAVAAKLQVQESSLRTHLMQQRHGLVDMN, from the exons ATGAGATCCACATTGTTGTGGTTTTTCTGGAAGTTGCTATTCTTCATGGATGTCCTTAAGAGTGATGTGAAGAAGGCTGCTCTTGTCGATGAGACTCTAAGACAACCACTAGTTCCATCTGAGAAGCACAATGCTTTCAGCAGGAGAGATTCCGCATCCAGGCACAAGACCGGACTGGCTGCTGCCACTAAGACAAGGCGATGTACATCACCAAGTCTTGGCCGGATGTCCGCTACTGAGGGCACACCAAGACCCAAAAGGGCGCAATCAGCAGATAGAGGAAGGCGGTCCTCAACACCTTCAACCCCTTCTTCTAGGGTGTCAACACCCTCAACCGCTACATCAAGGTCTGTTACACCTGTTCGTGATATCGTCACAGAGTTACGTAAGAGTTCTAAGTGTATATCAAGCACAAGGGATCCTGATGGATTGTGGCCAGCGATGCGGAACTTGTCTTCCTCCTTCCAGTCAGAATCTATAGCTGCACCTACtgataaaaaagataaaacGCTGGATCGTACCAAGGGGAAGGTAAGTGTTCTCACTGAGAGGAAGAGAAGTCCTTTTAGAAGGAAGAACATTGGTGAACAATGTGAGAATACTCAACCTTACGAAGAGCACCCTAAGAGGGTAATTGAGCAACACCGGTGGCCAGCCATGATAGGTAGGCAGGTGCCTACGAATCTCATGTCAAGAAATATTGACCTTTCCGACAAAGCTACTAGATCAGTTCCTTTGTCAAATACTTCAAGAGGCCTTTCACCAAGGAAGATCCCTGCTTCTGAAGGTACAGTCAAACGGTTGGATCAATCATTGGATGAAGTGGCAAGGAGATTGGCTATCCAGGCAAGCAGAAGAGATGGTGAGGTAGATTCTGGTAATAATATTCATTCACAGACAACAGAGAGATCTAAATCTGTGAGCCGGCCAAGCAGGACTGTTACTTTCCCTGTTCCAGTTGTACATCGACCACCATCACCAAGAAAGGTGTTGCCAGCTGCATCCTCACCTTCCAGGACCTTCCAGAgcccatctcggacaaggcctTCAACACCGTGTCGGTCACAAAGTACTGGAACTATTCAATCAGGTGTTACATCTCCTGTTACTAACTACATGGTTGATGTGAAAAAGGGAAAGAAGAATGCCAGCCAAATTGAAAACATCCACCAACTGCGTCTATTGTACAATAGATATTTGCAGTGGCTCTTTATAAATGCTCGTGCAGCAGACATTCTATCATTTCAAAATATCACAGTTGAG AGTACTATTTATAATGTCTGGAGGAATATCTTAAACTTGCGGGATGCTGCTAATGTTAGAAGAATCATGGTGCAACACCTTCAGAAAGAATTGAGGCTGTACGGCATTCTGAAAGAGCAG ATTGTATATCTTGAACAATGGCCAGCACTTGAAAGAGATAATAGCATCGCTTTATTTGGAGCAACTGAGGCTCTAAAAGCAAGCACACTGCGCCTGCAAGTTACATCAGGAGCAAAG GCTGATGTAATTGCTCTTAGGAATGCTGTAAGCTCAGCTGTTGATGTCATGCAAGGGTTGGGCTCATCTGTTTGCTGCATGCTTTCAAAG GTTGTGGACAGGACATCTTTGGTTTCAGAACTTTCTGTCATAGCAGGACAAGAAAAGGTCATGCTCGATGAATGCAGAGAACTCTTAGCTGTGGCTGCAAAACTGCAG GTGCAAGAGTCCAGCCTACGGACACATCTTATGCAGCAGAGACATGGACTTGTTGATATGAATTAA
- the LOC133897319 gene encoding AUGMIN subunit 8-like isoform X2 encodes MRSTLLWFFWKLLFFMDVLKSDVKKAALVDETLRQPLVPSEKHNAFSRRDSASRHKTGLAAATKTRRCTSPSLGRMSATEGTPRPKRAQSADRGRRSSTPSTPSSRVSTPSTATSRSVTPVRDIVTELRKSSKCISSTRDPDGLWPAMRNLSSSFQSESIAAPTDKKDKTLDRTKGKVSVLTERKRSPFRRKNIGEQCENTQPYEEHPKRVIEQHRWPAMIGRQVPTNLMSRNIDLSDKATRSVPLSNTSRGLSPRKIPASEGTVKRLDQSLDEVARRLAIQASRRDGEVDSGNNIHSQTTERSKSVSRPSRTVTFPVPVVHRPPSPRKVLPAASSPSRTFQSPSRTRPSTPCRSQSTGTIQSGVTSPVTNYMVDVKKGKKNASQIENIHQLRLLYNRYLQWLFINARAADILSFQNITVESTIYNVWRNILNLRDAANVRRIMVQHLQKELRLYGILKEQIVYLEQWPALERDNSIALFGATEALKASTLRLQVTSGAKADVIALRNAVSSAVDVMQGLGSSVCCMLSKGLNWTFKRFMTSTILSTEVEDLKRDFP; translated from the exons ATGAGATCCACATTGTTGTGGTTTTTCTGGAAGTTGCTATTCTTCATGGATGTCCTTAAGAGTGATGTGAAGAAGGCTGCTCTTGTCGATGAGACTCTAAGACAACCACTAGTTCCATCTGAGAAGCACAATGCTTTCAGCAGGAGAGATTCCGCATCCAGGCACAAGACCGGACTGGCTGCTGCCACTAAGACAAGGCGATGTACATCACCAAGTCTTGGCCGGATGTCCGCTACTGAGGGCACACCAAGACCCAAAAGGGCGCAATCAGCAGATAGAGGAAGGCGGTCCTCAACACCTTCAACCCCTTCTTCTAGGGTGTCAACACCCTCAACCGCTACATCAAGGTCTGTTACACCTGTTCGTGATATCGTCACAGAGTTACGTAAGAGTTCTAAGTGTATATCAAGCACAAGGGATCCTGATGGATTGTGGCCAGCGATGCGGAACTTGTCTTCCTCCTTCCAGTCAGAATCTATAGCTGCACCTACtgataaaaaagataaaacGCTGGATCGTACCAAGGGGAAGGTAAGTGTTCTCACTGAGAGGAAGAGAAGTCCTTTTAGAAGGAAGAACATTGGTGAACAATGTGAGAATACTCAACCTTACGAAGAGCACCCTAAGAGGGTAATTGAGCAACACCGGTGGCCAGCCATGATAGGTAGGCAGGTGCCTACGAATCTCATGTCAAGAAATATTGACCTTTCCGACAAAGCTACTAGATCAGTTCCTTTGTCAAATACTTCAAGAGGCCTTTCACCAAGGAAGATCCCTGCTTCTGAAGGTACAGTCAAACGGTTGGATCAATCATTGGATGAAGTGGCAAGGAGATTGGCTATCCAGGCAAGCAGAAGAGATGGTGAGGTAGATTCTGGTAATAATATTCATTCACAGACAACAGAGAGATCTAAATCTGTGAGCCGGCCAAGCAGGACTGTTACTTTCCCTGTTCCAGTTGTACATCGACCACCATCACCAAGAAAGGTGTTGCCAGCTGCATCCTCACCTTCCAGGACCTTCCAGAgcccatctcggacaaggcctTCAACACCGTGTCGGTCACAAAGTACTGGAACTATTCAATCAGGTGTTACATCTCCTGTTACTAACTACATGGTTGATGTGAAAAAGGGAAAGAAGAATGCCAGCCAAATTGAAAACATCCACCAACTGCGTCTATTGTACAATAGATATTTGCAGTGGCTCTTTATAAATGCTCGTGCAGCAGACATTCTATCATTTCAAAATATCACAGTTGAG AGTACTATTTATAATGTCTGGAGGAATATCTTAAACTTGCGGGATGCTGCTAATGTTAGAAGAATCATGGTGCAACACCTTCAGAAAGAATTGAGGCTGTACGGCATTCTGAAAGAGCAG ATTGTATATCTTGAACAATGGCCAGCACTTGAAAGAGATAATAGCATCGCTTTATTTGGAGCAACTGAGGCTCTAAAAGCAAGCACACTGCGCCTGCAAGTTACATCAGGAGCAAAG GCTGATGTAATTGCTCTTAGGAATGCTGTAAGCTCAGCTGTTGATGTCATGCAAGGGTTGGGCTCATCTGTTTGCTGCATGCTTTCAAAG GGTTTAAATTGGACCTTTAAAAGGTTCATGACCTCAACTATATTGAGCACAGAAGTTGAGGACCTAAAAAGGGACTTTCCTTAG